Proteins encoded within one genomic window of Flavobacterium gilvum:
- a CDS encoding glycosyltransferase family 2 protein translates to MNLSILIPLLNEEESLQELYTWIISIMKSNNYSYEIIFLDDGSTDESWNIISGFAAENTNVKGIRFMKNFGKSQALHAGFAKAKGDVIITMDADLQDSPDEIPELYEMITKEKYDLVSGWKKKRYDSVVAKNLPSKLFNWAARKTSGVELNDFNCGLKAYKNVVVKNIEVSGEMHRYIPVLAKNAGFGKIGEKVVQHQARKYGETKFGMERFINGFLDLITIWFLSRFGKRPMHLFGAIGSVMFILGFLAAGYIGASKLYHMYMGMRYNLVTNNPWFYISLTTMILGTQLFLAGFLGEIILRTKHNEERYKVATEVNF, encoded by the coding sequence ATGAATTTATCAATACTCATACCGCTTCTAAACGAAGAGGAATCCCTGCAGGAATTATACACTTGGATTATTTCGATAATGAAATCTAACAATTATAGTTATGAAATCATTTTCCTTGATGACGGAAGCACCGATGAGTCCTGGAACATCATTTCGGGATTTGCAGCAGAAAACACAAATGTAAAAGGAATCCGATTCATGAAAAATTTTGGAAAATCACAGGCTTTGCATGCCGGTTTTGCCAAAGCAAAAGGTGACGTGATTATCACAATGGATGCCGATTTGCAGGACAGCCCGGATGAAATTCCTGAGTTGTATGAAATGATTACCAAAGAAAAATACGATTTGGTTTCGGGGTGGAAAAAGAAACGTTACGACTCTGTTGTAGCCAAAAATCTTCCTTCGAAACTATTCAATTGGGCTGCGAGAAAAACTTCTGGAGTTGAATTGAACGATTTTAATTGCGGACTGAAAGCTTACAAAAATGTTGTTGTAAAGAACATTGAAGTTTCTGGCGAAATGCATCGATACATTCCGGTTTTGGCAAAAAATGCCGGTTTTGGAAAAATTGGCGAAAAAGTGGTTCAGCACCAAGCCCGAAAATATGGGGAAACAAAATTTGGAATGGAACGTTTCATTAATGGTTTTCTCGATTTGATTACAATTTGGTTCCTATCCCGATTTGGAAAAAGACCAATGCACTTATTCGGTGCGATTGGTTCTGTCATGTTTATTCTGGGATTCTTGGCAGCCGGTTACATTGGCGCTTCAAAACTATACCATATGTATATGGGAATGCGTTATAATTTGGTAACCAATAACCCTTGGTTTTATATCTCATTAACAACAATGATTTTGGGAACGCAATTGTTTTTGGCAGGATTTCTTGGAGAAATTATTTTGAGAACCAAACACAATGAAGAACGATACAAGGTTGCAACCGAGGTGAATTTTTAA
- a CDS encoding phospho-sugar mutase — MYIAQNILDAVNEWLTPSFDNETQVAIKELMTTSPKELEDSFYKNLEFGTGGMRGVMGVGNNRINKYTLGKNTQGLSNYMKSVFPGQNLKVVIAYDCRHNSQTLAKVVADVFSANGIQVYLFSDLRPTPELSFALKYLGCQCGIVLTASHNPPEYNGYKVYWEDGGQIVPPQDGEIIQAIESLNYDQINFSANENLIQYIDTEIDEAFAKSSVENASFNTSAAAKDNLNIVFTSLHGTSIMSVPGTLEKAGYKNVNIVPEQAKPDGNFPTVKSPNPEEPEALTMALALADKLNADIVVGTDPDCDRLGVAVRNNEGKMILLNGNQTMILMTAFLLEQWKKAGKINGKQFVGSTIVSTPMILELATAYGVECKVGLTGFKWIAKMIKDFPELQFIGGGEESFGFMVGDAVRDKDAVAATLLICEIAAQAKAKGSSVYNTLLQYYVDFGFYKEHLISLTKKGKEGLAEINQMMVSLRENPLKEINGQRVVMVEDYKSSIAKNLFTNGEETMAVPKSDVLIYYTEDGSKICARPSGTEPKIKFYISVKTELDSVANFTKVEQELDEKIKNIIAAMQLN, encoded by the coding sequence ATGTACATAGCACAAAACATTTTAGATGCAGTAAACGAATGGTTGACTCCATCATTCGACAATGAAACTCAAGTAGCTATTAAAGAATTAATGACTACTTCGCCAAAAGAACTTGAAGATAGCTTTTATAAAAATTTAGAATTTGGAACAGGCGGAATGCGCGGTGTGATGGGTGTTGGAAACAACCGCATCAACAAATACACGCTTGGAAAAAACACTCAGGGACTTTCCAATTATATGAAAAGCGTTTTTCCGGGGCAAAATTTAAAGGTCGTTATTGCCTACGATTGTCGTCATAACAGCCAAACTTTGGCCAAAGTGGTTGCCGATGTTTTCTCTGCAAATGGTATTCAGGTGTATTTGTTTTCGGACTTGAGACCTACTCCGGAATTGTCTTTTGCCCTTAAATATTTGGGTTGCCAGTGCGGAATTGTCCTTACGGCTTCGCACAATCCGCCAGAATATAATGGTTACAAAGTGTACTGGGAAGATGGTGGACAGATTGTTCCTCCGCAGGACGGTGAAATTATTCAGGCAATCGAAAGCTTGAATTATGACCAAATCAATTTTTCGGCAAATGAAAATCTGATACAATATATAGATACTGAAATCGATGAAGCTTTTGCAAAATCATCGGTTGAAAATGCTAGTTTCAACACATCGGCAGCAGCCAAAGACAACCTGAACATTGTGTTTACTTCTTTGCACGGAACCTCGATTATGTCTGTTCCTGGTACTTTGGAAAAAGCGGGCTATAAAAATGTGAATATCGTTCCGGAACAAGCCAAACCAGATGGGAATTTCCCAACCGTTAAATCTCCAAATCCTGAAGAACCGGAAGCATTGACAATGGCACTTGCGCTTGCAGACAAACTAAATGCCGATATCGTAGTGGGAACAGATCCTGACTGTGACCGTTTGGGGGTTGCCGTAAGAAACAACGAAGGCAAAATGATTTTGCTAAACGGAAACCAAACCATGATTTTGATGACGGCTTTCTTATTGGAACAATGGAAAAAAGCCGGAAAAATAAACGGAAAACAATTTGTGGGTTCTACTATTGTTTCCACTCCTATGATTTTGGAATTGGCAACAGCTTACGGTGTAGAATGCAAAGTAGGATTAACTGGTTTCAAATGGATTGCCAAAATGATTAAGGATTTTCCGGAACTGCAGTTTATTGGCGGTGGAGAAGAAAGTTTTGGATTTATGGTTGGTGATGCCGTACGCGATAAAGATGCCGTTGCAGCCACTTTATTGATTTGCGAAATTGCAGCTCAGGCAAAAGCTAAAGGAAGTTCTGTTTACAATACTTTATTACAATATTATGTTGATTTTGGTTTTTACAAAGAGCATCTGATTTCTTTAACCAAAAAAGGAAAAGAAGGTTTAGCAGAAATCAACCAAATGATGGTTTCCTTGCGTGAAAATCCTTTGAAAGAAATCAACGGACAAAGAGTGGTTATGGTGGAAGATTATAAATCATCTATTGCCAAAAACCTGTTTACAAACGGAGAAGAAACTATGGCCGTACCAAAATCGGATGTATTGATTTATTATACTGAAGACGGATCAAAAATATGCGCCAGACCAAGTGGAACAGAACCGAAAATTAAATTTTATATCAGCGTAAAAACCGAATTGGACAGCGTTGCCAATTTCACCAAAGTTGAACAAGAATTGGACGAAAAAATTAAAAATATAATTGCTGCTATGCAGTTGAACTAA
- a CDS encoding ABC transporter ATP-binding protein, whose protein sequence is MIDSNLLKLIPYTKAYTSNIVWNIIYNILYALFSTISMLSLLPMMEVLFGKTKSIPKEPVFEGIGGIMDYGKDMLYYYISELNRESGPQFALLLVVSLVIFTFLLKNLFNYLASFHIMHLKNGVLRDLRQTMYDKIIELPVSFYSEKRKGDVMARMLGDVGEVQNSFFSILELIVKEPLTIVFALITMYVISWDLTLFVLIFIPISGLIISKIGKNLKAKSLQAQNEGGHLISIVEESLTGLKVVKSYNAESRFKKNFNDSITRLLKLSNSIGNKNNLASPLSEFMGITTIAILLWYGGNLVLVQKTLDGAEFIIYLTLAYNILTPAKAISKASYSVKNGLAAAERVFEVLEVKNEITNKENAIVKTTFDDSISLKNINFRYAKENVLKDFSLDVKKGQTVALVGQSGSGKSTIANLLTRFYDVNEGSITIDGISIKDMEMHSLRNLMGLVTQDSILFNDTIKANISLGKEDATDEEIIEALKIANAYEFVKDLPLGINTNIGDSGNKLSGGQKQRLSIARAVLKNPPIMILDEATSALDTESEKFVQVALENMMENRTSIVIAHRLSTIQKADLIVVMQKGKIVEQGRHDELIAMNGTYNKLVNMQSLE, encoded by the coding sequence ATGATAGATTCTAATTTACTTAAATTAATTCCATACACTAAAGCCTATACAAGTAACATTGTTTGGAATATAATTTACAACATTTTGTATGCTTTATTCAGCACCATTTCGATGCTTTCATTACTTCCGATGATGGAAGTTCTTTTTGGCAAAACAAAATCTATCCCAAAGGAGCCAGTTTTTGAAGGAATCGGAGGAATAATGGATTATGGCAAAGATATGCTTTATTACTATATCTCAGAATTAAACAGAGAAAGTGGTCCCCAATTTGCCTTGTTATTAGTTGTATCATTGGTGATTTTTACATTTTTGTTAAAAAATCTCTTCAACTATTTGGCATCATTCCATATTATGCATCTTAAAAATGGTGTTCTAAGAGACTTAAGACAAACAATGTACGACAAAATCATTGAGCTTCCTGTCTCTTTTTATTCCGAAAAGAGAAAAGGAGATGTAATGGCCCGAATGCTTGGAGATGTTGGAGAAGTTCAAAATTCCTTTTTTTCAATATTAGAACTTATCGTAAAAGAACCTCTAACAATTGTCTTTGCATTAATTACCATGTATGTCATCAGTTGGGACCTTACACTTTTCGTATTGATTTTCATCCCTATTTCGGGATTGATTATTTCCAAAATAGGAAAAAATCTAAAAGCGAAATCGTTACAAGCCCAAAACGAAGGAGGACACTTAATCTCAATTGTAGAAGAAAGTTTAACAGGTTTAAAAGTGGTCAAAAGCTATAATGCGGAAAGCCGCTTTAAAAAGAATTTTAACGATTCTATAACCAGACTTCTAAAACTGTCCAACAGCATAGGTAACAAAAACAATTTGGCTTCTCCGCTAAGTGAATTCATGGGTATTACTACAATAGCTATATTACTATGGTACGGAGGTAATTTGGTTTTAGTGCAAAAGACATTAGATGGAGCTGAATTTATTATTTACCTAACCTTGGCCTATAACATCCTAACTCCTGCAAAAGCAATTTCAAAAGCTTCTTACTCTGTAAAAAATGGATTAGCGGCTGCAGAACGTGTCTTTGAAGTATTGGAAGTCAAAAACGAGATTACAAACAAAGAAAATGCCATTGTAAAAACCACCTTTGATGATTCCATATCCCTAAAAAACATTAACTTCAGATATGCAAAAGAAAATGTTTTGAAAGATTTCTCCCTAGATGTCAAAAAAGGACAAACTGTTGCCCTTGTAGGACAATCCGGAAGTGGAAAAAGTACTATCGCCAATTTGCTTACCCGTTTTTATGACGTAAATGAAGGAAGCATCACCATCGATGGGATTTCTATTAAAGACATGGAAATGCACTCTCTTCGAAACTTGATGGGATTGGTAACGCAAGACAGTATTTTGTTTAATGACACCATAAAAGCCAACATTTCCTTAGGAAAAGAAGATGCAACCGATGAAGAAATCATCGAAGCATTAAAAATAGCCAATGCTTACGAATTTGTAAAAGATTTACCTCTAGGCATCAACACAAACATTGGCGACAGCGGAAACAAACTTTCGGGTGGACAAAAACAACGTCTTTCCATTGCCCGCGCTGTGTTGAAAAATCCTCCAATCATGATTTTGGACGAAGCCACATCAGCCTTGGATACCGAAAGCGAAAAATTTGTTCAGGTCGCTCTTGAAAATATGATGGAAAACCGAACTTCGATTGTAATTGCCCACCGCCTTTCAACCATTCAAAAAGCTGATTTGATTGTAGTTATGCAAAAAGGAAAAATCGTTGAACAAGGCAGACACGACGAACTTATTGCCATGAATGGTACTTACAACAAATTAGTAAATATGCAGTCTCTTGAATAA
- a CDS encoding DUF2971 domain-containing protein: protein MYLNNPNIKLPQDQDTIVWKYLDLSKFLDLLLSQKLFMSRSDKFEDQYEGTFSEPTFEEIKKLSIDNPDFLNYYKTHREKVAISSWHINEYESFAMWQIFTQNSEGLAIQSTVKRLQDALRPENNYKQYIGEVNYIDYKKEYIPFDDMFFPFLFKRKSFQYEREVRIISDVTDSNIKLNDGLKINVDISQLIDKIYIHPKSENWYKNLVIQLVKQLGFDFKIEKSDLESDILI from the coding sequence ATGTATCTCAATAATCCCAACATAAAACTTCCGCAAGACCAAGATACCATCGTATGGAAATACTTGGACCTGTCGAAGTTTTTGGATTTATTGCTTTCGCAAAAATTATTCATGTCCCGTTCCGATAAATTTGAGGATCAATATGAAGGTACTTTTAGCGAGCCAACATTTGAGGAAATAAAAAAACTCTCCATAGACAATCCCGATTTCCTGAATTACTACAAAACACATCGGGAAAAAGTCGCTATCAGCAGTTGGCATATCAATGAATACGAATCATTTGCGATGTGGCAAATTTTCACCCAAAACAGCGAAGGTTTAGCCATTCAGTCTACCGTGAAAAGACTTCAGGATGCGCTTCGACCCGAAAACAACTACAAACAATATATAGGCGAAGTCAATTATATCGATTATAAAAAAGAATATATTCCGTTTGACGATATGTTTTTCCCTTTTTTATTCAAACGAAAAAGTTTTCAATACGAGCGTGAAGTTCGCATCATCTCTGATGTAACCGACAGCAACATCAAACTAAACGACGGTCTCAAAATCAACGTTGATATCTCCCAATTGATTGATAAAATCTACATCCATCCCAAATCAGAGAATTGGTATAAAAACCTAGTGATTCAGTTGGTAAAGCAGCTTGGATTTGATTTTAAAATAGAAAAATCAGATTTGGAAAGTGATATTTTGATTTAG
- a CDS encoding TonB-dependent receptor, translated as MGINSFAQTAIVKGVVLNEKNLPAEGVNVTCLTAITKTDEQGFYQISIPANQDVTVVFTHVSLKKVSLKVSLSPNEVFVFNMNMSDYEEQMGEVVVNSTNKKAVQGIVTFEAKDIRFVPGANAGIENVLKTLPGVNSNNELSTQYAVRGGNYDENLVYVNEIEVYRPFLIRSGQQEGLSFTNTDLVQNIDFSAGGFQAKYGDKMSSVLDITYRNPTQFGAIMEMSFLGGSLAVDAVSKNKKWSAITGIRYRNNSLLVNSEETQTNYTPTFADIQANINYQASPKWQWSFLGNISQNKYLYQPLTRQTNFGTADAPKALAVYYNGMEKDKYDTYFGALKTTYQVSDTFTLKFIGSLFHTIEQEYFDIYAQYRLGEVDTNVGSDTYGDIMYSRGVGSQLNHARNDLDALIANLEVKGLKNWKQNQIQWGVKYTRESIRDRISEWEMIDSAGFAIRPPKVLPKNDEPYQPYEGLLLPYQYVKATNFTNIDRFSAYGQWGHKGNLGKNEIWYNLGVRMQSWEVSGDNLNGNFQTVFSPRAQFGIKPNWKKDILFRFSAGIYNQPPFYRELRDYDGVVQTNVKAQKSINFVLGNDYSFKIWQRPFKLVTEAYYKKMTDVNPYTIDNVRIRYAADNNAVAYAQGLDVRLNGEFVPGTDSWISFGYLKTEENIDDKGYIARPTDQRLKFGLLFQDYMPKIPSLKVYLNLVYNTGLPCGSPAYADPYLYQNRLNDYRRVDIGFSKVFIDQKVGMSKRKFFKEFKELSLGFEIFNLFNNQNAITNTWVRDVYTKTEYAIPNYMTTRVFNLKLNARL; from the coding sequence ATGGGAATAAATTCATTTGCTCAAACGGCTATTGTAAAAGGAGTTGTTTTGAACGAAAAGAATCTTCCGGCAGAAGGGGTGAATGTGACCTGTCTGACTGCTATTACAAAGACAGATGAACAGGGTTTTTATCAAATTTCAATTCCTGCCAATCAAGATGTTACGGTAGTTTTTACCCATGTTTCCTTAAAAAAAGTCAGTCTGAAAGTTTCATTGTCTCCAAATGAAGTTTTTGTTTTTAATATGAACATGAGTGATTATGAGGAGCAGATGGGAGAAGTTGTCGTTAATTCTACCAATAAAAAAGCAGTTCAGGGGATTGTTACTTTTGAAGCCAAAGACATTCGGTTTGTGCCTGGAGCCAATGCCGGTATCGAAAACGTTTTGAAAACTTTGCCCGGAGTCAATTCCAATAATGAGTTGAGTACACAATATGCTGTTCGAGGTGGAAATTATGATGAGAATCTGGTTTATGTTAACGAAATAGAAGTATATCGCCCTTTTCTCATCAGATCGGGACAACAGGAAGGATTGAGTTTTACCAATACCGATTTGGTTCAGAATATTGATTTTTCGGCGGGAGGTTTTCAGGCTAAATATGGAGATAAAATGTCTTCGGTCTTGGATATAACGTATAGAAATCCGACACAATTTGGTGCTATTATGGAAATGAGTTTCCTTGGTGGAAGCCTTGCCGTGGATGCGGTTTCCAAAAACAAAAAATGGTCGGCAATAACGGGAATCAGGTATCGAAACAATAGTCTTCTTGTTAACAGTGAGGAAACCCAAACCAATTACACTCCGACTTTTGCAGATATACAGGCCAATATCAATTATCAGGCTTCTCCAAAATGGCAATGGAGTTTTCTGGGGAATATTTCGCAAAACAAATATTTGTATCAGCCTTTAACGCGTCAGACGAATTTTGGCACTGCCGATGCTCCAAAGGCTCTTGCTGTTTACTATAATGGCATGGAAAAAGACAAATACGATACTTATTTTGGAGCGTTAAAAACAACCTATCAGGTGAGCGATACTTTTACACTGAAATTTATAGGTTCCCTATTTCATACTATCGAGCAAGAGTATTTTGATATTTACGCACAATACCGTTTGGGAGAAGTTGATACCAATGTTGGTTCCGATACTTATGGAGATATTATGTATTCAAGAGGAGTGGGCTCTCAGCTCAATCACGCGCGAAATGATTTGGATGCTTTAATTGCCAATTTGGAAGTAAAAGGGTTAAAAAATTGGAAGCAAAATCAAATTCAGTGGGGGGTAAAATATACTAGAGAATCCATTCGAGACCGAATTTCGGAATGGGAAATGATTGATTCAGCTGGGTTTGCGATACGACCGCCAAAAGTGTTGCCCAAAAACGATGAGCCCTATCAGCCTTATGAAGGATTGTTGCTTCCGTACCAATATGTAAAAGCGACAAATTTTACCAATATCGATAGGTTTTCGGCTTATGGACAATGGGGGCATAAGGGTAATTTGGGGAAAAATGAAATTTGGTATAATTTGGGTGTTCGTATGCAAAGTTGGGAAGTTTCTGGGGACAATTTAAACGGGAATTTTCAAACGGTTTTTAGTCCGAGAGCTCAATTTGGCATAAAGCCAAATTGGAAAAAAGATATACTTTTTAGGTTCTCGGCAGGGATTTATAATCAGCCGCCATTTTATAGGGAATTGCGCGATTATGATGGGGTAGTGCAGACCAATGTCAAAGCTCAAAAATCGATAAATTTTGTTTTAGGAAATGATTATAGTTTCAAAATATGGCAAAGACCTTTTAAACTGGTGACAGAGGCCTATTATAAAAAAATGACTGATGTTAATCCTTATACGATTGATAATGTAAGGATTCGTTATGCGGCCGATAACAATGCGGTTGCTTATGCTCAAGGTTTGGATGTACGGTTGAATGGAGAATTTGTTCCCGGAACCGATTCATGGATTAGTTTTGGTTATCTAAAAACAGAAGAGAATATCGATGACAAAGGATATATCGCAAGGCCAACAGACCAAAGATTAAAATTTGGTCTTTTGTTTCAGGATTATATGCCAAAGATTCCGAGTTTGAAAGTATATCTTAATTTGGTTTACAACACGGGATTACCCTGTGGTTCGCCCGCTTATGCCGATCCTTATTTATACCAAAATAGATTGAATGACTACCGGCGTGTGGATATTGGTTTTTCAAAAGTTTTCATTGATCAAAAGGTAGGAATGTCCAAAAGGAAATTCTTCAAGGAATTTAAAGAACTGTCTTTGGGTTTTGAAATTTTCAATCTTTTTAATAATCAAAATGCAATAACAAATACTTGGGTGCGCGATGTGTACACCAAGACAGAATATGCAATTCCGAATTACATGACTACACGAGTTTTTAACCTGAAATTGAATGCTAGGTTGTAA
- a CDS encoding M23 family metallopeptidase, with protein MKFSFFSILFTTILFAQTDYPKDYFRSPVDIPIQLSGNFGELRPNHFHAGFDIKTQQREGLNVYAVADGYVSRIKISTFGNGKTIYIDHPNGYTSVYGHLQRATDSIESFIKKTHYKEKAFEIEMYFKPNEMPVKKGQLIALSGNTGSSEGPHLHFEFRDTKTEKIINPMFFGFDAFLKDTKNPIVSNLYVYPLDSKTTVNHSQRPIPINLSLQKDGTYLADKVVANGKIGFGVITYDYDDVSFNRNGVFDVNLSCNGKPIFGYQFNTYSFDEMRYVNALIDYSKYKKTGQRVQKLFMDPRYNLSIIRTDESNGILTVQPNLISACNLQVTDFYGNKTQIAIPVEYDLLSTIIEKEPVVSNYFVKTSKDCFFEKDKCSVFFPAGTFYSDFNLNFDVKNNVLTVHDDTVPAHSNFTITMENDSFPADKKDKVFIGRIEGTRISYNTTREKGNVYETKVKTLGQYKLAMDTVAPVIKIAKPIEGKRLDAQKLLRVSISDSMSGIKAYNGYLNGKWILMEYDNKTGVLTHDFDDGIVAEGDNELKVIVVDNVGNSTTFVTHFLRNKKP; from the coding sequence ATGAAATTTTCCTTTTTTTCCATCCTCTTTACCACTATTCTTTTTGCCCAAACTGATTATCCTAAAGACTATTTTCGTTCACCGGTAGATATTCCGATTCAATTGTCAGGGAATTTTGGCGAATTAAGACCTAATCATTTTCACGCCGGTTTTGATATAAAAACTCAGCAAAGAGAGGGTTTAAATGTATATGCGGTTGCTGATGGTTATGTTTCTAGAATTAAGATTTCTACTTTTGGTAACGGAAAAACAATTTATATCGATCATCCAAATGGCTATACTTCGGTTTATGGCCATTTGCAAAGAGCAACCGACTCTATTGAAAGTTTTATAAAAAAAACGCATTATAAGGAAAAGGCTTTTGAAATTGAAATGTATTTTAAGCCTAATGAAATGCCTGTTAAGAAAGGACAATTAATTGCGCTTTCTGGTAATACAGGTTCTTCAGAGGGGCCACATCTTCATTTTGAATTTCGGGATACCAAAACGGAGAAAATCATTAATCCGATGTTTTTTGGTTTTGATGCTTTTTTGAAAGATACCAAAAACCCGATTGTTTCTAATTTGTATGTTTATCCACTTGATTCAAAAACAACAGTTAATCATTCCCAGCGGCCTATCCCAATTAATTTGTCTCTGCAAAAAGACGGAACTTATTTGGCTGACAAAGTTGTTGCCAACGGAAAAATAGGATTTGGTGTCATTACTTATGATTATGACGATGTTTCCTTTAACCGAAATGGCGTTTTTGATGTGAACTTGTCCTGCAACGGAAAACCAATTTTTGGGTATCAATTTAACACCTATTCTTTTGACGAAATGCGTTATGTAAACGCTTTAATCGATTATTCGAAGTATAAAAAAACAGGGCAAAGGGTTCAAAAATTATTTATGGATCCACGTTATAATTTGAGTATTATTAGGACTGATGAATCGAATGGGATTCTGACAGTGCAACCCAATTTGATTTCGGCTTGTAATTTGCAGGTTACGGATTTTTATGGAAACAAAACCCAAATTGCGATTCCGGTAGAGTACGATTTGCTTTCGACTATAATCGAAAAAGAACCTGTTGTTTCGAATTATTTTGTAAAAACGTCGAAGGATTGTTTTTTTGAAAAAGATAAATGTTCCGTGTTTTTTCCGGCGGGAACATTCTACAGTGATTTTAATTTGAATTTTGATGTAAAAAATAATGTTTTAACAGTTCATGATGATACTGTTCCGGCGCACAGCAATTTTACAATCACCATGGAAAATGATAGTTTTCCTGCTGATAAAAAAGACAAAGTTTTCATAGGTCGTATAGAGGGAACGAGGATAAGTTATAATACAACTCGTGAAAAAGGCAATGTTTATGAGACAAAAGTGAAAACGCTGGGTCAGTATAAATTAGCGATGGACACTGTTGCTCCTGTGATAAAGATTGCAAAACCAATTGAAGGGAAAAGATTGGATGCTCAAAAATTGCTGCGAGTTAGTATTTCTGATAGTATGTCGGGTATTAAAGCGTATAACGGCTATCTCAACGGAAAGTGGATTTTGATGGAATACGATAACAAAACAGGAGTTTTAACCCATGACTTTGATGACGGAATTGTAGCCGAGGGAGACAATGAATTAAAAGTTATTGTGGTTGATAATGTAGGCAATTCTACTACTTTTGTAACACATTTTCTAAGAAATAAGAAACCGTAA
- a CDS encoding cell division protein ZapA has product MDEKLKIKISIADRVYPLTVDFAQEEGLRSASRKIDAMIKQFEENYAVRDKQDVLAMCALQFASQVEQKQIDNIINGEETIERLNKINLLLDEYL; this is encoded by the coding sequence ATGGACGAAAAGCTTAAAATTAAGATATCAATTGCTGACAGAGTTTACCCATTAACAGTAGATTTTGCTCAGGAGGAAGGACTTAGAAGTGCTTCAAGAAAAATTGATGCAATGATAAAGCAATTTGAAGAAAATTATGCCGTAAGAGACAAACAAGATGTATTGGCCATGTGCGCTTTACAATTTGCCTCTCAAGTAGAACAAAAACAGATTGACAACATCATAAATGGCGAGGAAACCATTGAAAGATTGAACAAAATCAATTTGCTTTTGGACGAATATCTCTAA